A region from the Lutra lutra chromosome 1, mLutLut1.2, whole genome shotgun sequence genome encodes:
- the TNNC1 gene encoding troponin C, slow skeletal and cardiac muscles: protein MDDIYKAAVEQLTEEQKNEFKAAFDIFVLGAEDGCISTKELGKVMRMLGQNPTPEELQEMIDEVDEDGSGTVDFDEFLVMMVRCMKDDSKGKSEEELSDLFRMFDKNADGYIDLDELKVMLQATGETITEDDIEELMKDGDKNNDGRIDYDEFLEFMKGVE from the exons ATGGATGACATCTACAAGGCTGCG GTAGAACAGCTGACAGAGGAGCAGAAAAATG AATTCAAGGCAGCCTTTGACATCTTCGTGCTGGGCGCCGAAGATGGCTGCATTAGCACCAAGGAGCTGGGCAAGGTGATGAGGATGCTGGGCCAGAACCCCACACCTGAGGAGCTGCAGGAGATGATTGACGAGGTGGATGAGGACG GCAGCGGCACAGTGGACTTCGATGAGTTCCTAGTCATGATGGTCCGGTGCATGAAGGATGACAGTAAGGGAAAGTCTGAGGAGGAGCTGTCGGACCTCTTCCGCATGTTTGACAA AAATGCTGATGGCTACATAGACCTGGACGAGCTGAAGGTGATGCTTCAGGCTACGGGCGAGACCATCACGGAAGATGACATCGAGGAGCTCATGAAGGATGGTGACAAGAACAATGATGGCCGCATTGACTATGACG AGTTCCTGGAGTTCATGAAAGGGGTGGAGTAG